The Agromyces mangrovi genome contains a region encoding:
- a CDS encoding phytoene/squalene synthase family protein: MSRDDSPGTSLDRYDETAEASASVVIGRYSTSFGAAARLLEPTCRRRIRVIYALVRIADEVVDGSAAEAGLSVDDQRAALDALEAETERAMRTGYSTNVVVHAFARTARATGIDASLTAPFFASMRRDLDPSPFTADEVVTYIYGSAEVVGLMCLRAFLADEGVDEERRARLEDGARHLGAAFQKVNFLRDLAVDWRDLGRNYFPGVDPEALTEAEKHAILDDIDADLTISGRSVAELPVRSRAAVAAAQELFARLASKLRATPADELLRARVRVPDAEKFAIAVRAAVTRGGSR; encoded by the coding sequence ATGAGCCGAGACGACTCCCCCGGCACGTCGCTCGACCGCTACGACGAGACGGCGGAGGCCAGCGCCTCGGTCGTGATCGGCCGGTACTCGACCTCGTTCGGGGCGGCAGCGCGCCTGCTCGAGCCGACGTGCCGGCGCCGCATCCGCGTGATCTACGCCCTCGTCCGCATCGCCGACGAAGTCGTCGACGGCTCGGCGGCCGAGGCGGGCCTGTCGGTGGACGACCAGCGTGCCGCCCTCGACGCGCTCGAGGCGGAGACCGAGCGGGCGATGCGGACCGGGTACAGCACGAACGTGGTCGTGCACGCATTCGCGCGCACCGCACGAGCGACCGGCATCGACGCGTCGCTGACGGCCCCGTTCTTCGCGTCGATGCGCCGCGACCTCGACCCCTCCCCGTTCACCGCCGATGAGGTCGTGACGTACATCTACGGGTCCGCGGAGGTCGTCGGCCTGATGTGCCTCCGGGCGTTCCTGGCCGACGAGGGCGTCGACGAGGAGCGGCGTGCACGCCTCGAGGACGGCGCCCGGCACCTGGGCGCGGCGTTCCAGAAGGTCAACTTCCTGCGCGACCTCGCGGTCGACTGGCGCGACCTCGGCCGCAACTACTTCCCGGGCGTCGACCCGGAGGCGCTGACCGAGGCGGAGAAGCACGCGATCCTCGACGACATCGACGCCGACCTCACGATCTCCGGCCGTTCCGTTGCCGAGTTGCCCGTGCGGTCGCGGGCGGCCGTAGCGGCGGCGCAGGAGCTGTTCGCGCGGCTCGCGTCGAAGCTGCGCGCCACGCCGGCCGACGAACTGCTGCGCGCGCGGGTGCGGGTGCCCGACGCCGAGAAGTTCGCCATCGCGGTGCGCGCCGCGGTGACGCGGGGAGGCTCCCGATGA
- a CDS encoding polyprenyl synthetase family protein, translating to MTDPTLPTDPLEADLRGFFAESRSRAERLGTHYRALWDALERAASGGKRLRPRLVQLAHDGLGGSDPIAARRVGLAFELLHTAFVIHDDVIDGDTTRRGMPNVAGSFRERGREHGADEARAALWGETAALLAGDLALSAAHRLIAELDIPATRRMQVLDLLDHAVFVSAAGELADVTNTEAEQLGIDDVIATLEQKTAVYTFQAPLQAGAMLAGADERAVAALGRFGRLAGIAFQLADDVLGVFGDERATGKSTLSDLREGKQTTLIAHATGTGEWPVISPLLGKADLDEAEAASVRRALVQAGSLDQTNRIAREHVTLALHELDTASVPTALRDELAALARSAVERMR from the coding sequence GTGACTGACCCGACCCTGCCGACCGACCCGCTCGAGGCCGACCTGCGCGGGTTCTTCGCCGAGTCGCGATCGCGGGCCGAGCGCCTCGGCACGCACTACCGTGCACTCTGGGACGCGCTCGAGCGCGCCGCGTCCGGCGGCAAGCGCCTCCGACCGCGCCTCGTGCAGCTCGCCCACGACGGGCTCGGCGGGTCCGATCCGATCGCGGCCCGACGGGTCGGCCTCGCGTTCGAGCTGCTGCACACCGCCTTCGTCATCCACGACGACGTCATCGACGGCGACACCACCCGGCGGGGCATGCCCAACGTCGCCGGCTCGTTCCGCGAGCGCGGTCGCGAGCACGGCGCCGACGAGGCACGTGCGGCCCTCTGGGGCGAGACCGCCGCGCTGCTGGCGGGCGACCTCGCCCTCTCGGCCGCGCATCGGCTCATCGCCGAGCTCGACATCCCGGCGACGCGCCGCATGCAGGTGCTCGACCTGCTCGACCACGCGGTGTTCGTCTCGGCCGCGGGCGAGCTCGCCGACGTCACCAACACCGAGGCGGAGCAGCTCGGGATCGACGACGTGATCGCGACGCTCGAGCAGAAGACGGCCGTCTACACGTTCCAGGCGCCGCTGCAGGCCGGCGCCATGCTGGCCGGTGCGGACGAGCGTGCGGTCGCCGCGCTCGGCCGGTTCGGCCGGCTCGCGGGCATCGCGTTCCAGCTCGCCGACGACGTACTCGGCGTGTTCGGCGACGAGCGCGCGACCGGCAAGAGCACCCTCAGCGACCTGCGCGAGGGCAAGCAGACGACGCTGATCGCGCACGCGACGGGCACGGGCGAGTGGCCCGTCATCTCGCCGCTGCTCGGCAAGGCCGACCTCGACGAGGCGGAGGCCGCGTCGGTGCGGCGCGCGCTCGTGCAGGCCGGCTCGCTCGACCAGACCAACCGCATCGCACGCGAGCACGTGACGCTCGCCCTGCACGAGCTCGACACGGCGTCGGTGCCGACCGCGCTGCGCGACGAGCTCGCCGCGCTCGCCCGCTCCGCGGTGGAGCGGATGCGATGA